In the bacterium SCSIO 12741 genome, TTGGAAAAACCTTCGAACGATCCTCGCCCTACCTTGCCTTGACCTTGTTTGGCTTTGCCCTGTTTTATGTTTTGTTTCAAAGCAGATGGTCGGTTCAAAACAACTCTCGAAAAATTCTTAGTGAAATCGCCAGTACACCGGAAGAAACCGTTTCTCGGTTTATGCAACCCGTTTGGCAATCCTTCGACCTGGTCAAAGAGCAATTTCCCGGCGTTTACCCACTCTTGGATGTAGGCGATGAACAACAGCTGCGAAGTTTGATGACTCCAGTATTGCACCAAACCGATCGAATCACCTGTATTCGTATAGCTTCTGACTCCCTCGAATTTTTACTCACTGAAACCGAAAATCTGCTCATAACCCGCACCATTAAAGGAAACAGCCCTAACAACCACCTTACGCTCAATTTCAAACCAACCAACAAGGTTATTTCTCACCAGGATAGTGCAGATTACGATCCTCGGGAACAAAGTTGGTATCAGGGAGCCTTGAGCAGGCCCGTGTCTGCCCCCTTGTTTATGAGCGAGCCTCATCAATTGTTTTGGACCGGGGTACCAGGAATAACAGTTAGTCGTGTCATTCCCGGTCGTGCTTCCAATTTTGCTGTCCTTGCCTATGACATTCCATTAAGTGCTATATCGGACTTCACCTCACACCTGAAGGTTTCTGAAAACGGACAATTCTTCATTTTGGGTAAAAACGGGCAATTCATGGGACTTCCCCACATGGCCCGTGATTTGGCCTCAGATACCCTGAATCGCTTACTGCTCAAAAAGCCCGAAGACGCGGGGTTACCGCTGTTTGGCGCCTGCTACGATCGATTTTCTGAAAACGAGCAGGACTCAGCCCTGTTTGAAATCACCTTTGAAGGTACTCGTTGGTGGTGTCGGATGCGGTCGATGAAACTCAATGATGAAAATGCCATCACCTTTGGCGTATTGGTTCCCGAAAAAGACATGCTCGGAATCATTCAAAAAGGCCAGCGAAATATAATCATCACCTTTGTTATTGGCTACTTGATGCTCATCTGGATCTTCTGGCTCTATCGCCGGACCCGAAACATGAACCGCCGGATTCGGAAGCAGAAGAACGTGATTGAGACCAAGAACGATGAGCTCATGCTCAGCATCAACTATGCTCACCGTATTCAAAGTGCCATTTTGGATGCCGAACTTCGGTTGAAGAAGCATTTTCCAAATTCCTTCCTGTGGTCAAGACCGAGAGATGTGGTTGGCGGTGATTTTCTTTGGTATGAAAATGTAGAATTCAAAGCACGAGGGTTTCAACAGCGAATTCACTTCCTAGCCATGGTCGATTGTACGGGACATGGAATTCCGGCTGCATTTATCACCCTATTCTGCCAAGCTGCGCTCAACGAGGCCATTGAAAAAGAAACCTGCCCTTCTCCCCCCGATTGCTTAAGCGCCTGTATCGCACACTGGAAGAGTCTTTGGGAGAATCAGGGCAACTTCGCGATGGATTTGACATTTCACTGATTGCTATTCCTGAAGGCTACAACTCCCTGTATTACTCCGGAATGAACTCCAACGCCTACCTCTATCCGAAAAGTGGCAGCCCCATATACCTAACCGGTGATCGATCGTTGCAAACAGAGCGCTTAGGGGCACATACCTTCCGTTGCCAGGAAATAAGCTTGGAAAGCGAGGCAGAACTCTTCCTATTCTCCGATGGAATCAAGGATCAATTCGGCGGAAGCAAAAACAAGAAGTTTACCGCCAAAAGACTTAAACAACTCACCTTGGAAATCAGCCAAATGCCAATTCAGGAGCAGCAAGCCCAAGTAGAAAAACAACTGTGGAATTGGAAAGGCGATAACGAGCAGACCGACGATATCATTCTGGCCGGAATCCGTATAACGGCTGACGGTAAAGCCATTAGCAAGACCTTGCCCGTTGAGAAGTCCACCATTAGCATCCAAGAGCCCAAAGCTCGATTGACGGTATCAAGCTCGCAGGAAGATTGGAATGGGGAGCATTTAACCCATCTTTTACAGAAATTGAAGGCTTCCCCCGCAAAAAGCCTTATCATCGATTTATCGGCCATTAATTC is a window encoding:
- a CDS encoding cache domain-containing protein, which codes for MSSFGKTFERSSPYLALTLFGFALFYVLFQSRWSVQNNSRKILSEIASTPEETVSRFMQPVWQSFDLVKEQFPGVYPLLDVGDEQQLRSLMTPVLHQTDRITCIRIASDSLEFLLTETENLLITRTIKGNSPNNHLTLNFKPTNKVISHQDSADYDPREQSWYQGALSRPVSAPLFMSEPHQLFWTGVPGITVSRVIPGRASNFAVLAYDIPLSAISDFTSHLKVSENGQFFILGKNGQFMGLPHMARDLASDTLNRLLLKKPEDAGLPLFGACYDRFSENEQDSALFEITFEGTRWWCRMRSMKLNDENAITFGVLVPEKDMLGIIQKGQRNIIITFVIGYLMLIWIFWLYRRTRNMNRRIRKQKNVIETKNDELMLSINYAHRIQSAILDAELRLKKHFPNSFLWSRPRDVVGGDFLWYENVEFKARGFQQRIHFLAMVDCTGHGIPAAFITLFCQAALNEAIEKETCPSPPDCLSACIAHWKSLWENQGNFAMDLTFH
- a CDS encoding SpoIIE family protein phosphatase, translating into MLKRLYRTLEESLGESGQLRDGFDISLIAIPEGYNSLYYSGMNSNAYLYPKSGSPIYLTGDRSLQTERLGAHTFRCQEISLESEAELFLFSDGIKDQFGGSKNKKFTAKRLKQLTLEISQMPIQEQQAQVEKQLWNWKGDNEQTDDIILAGIRITADGKAISKTLPVEKSTISIQEPKARLTVSSSQEDWNGEHLTHLLQKLKASPAKSLIIDLSAINSLDEQGATILLENLNDRLQNHSMEQITIIAPSNLFDRCAFFHSLNEVNPQALAQSEILLKD